The Anaerolineales bacterium region GGTTCGTGGTCATGAATTGCTGGCCCTCTTCCAACCTGCCACATGCATTGGCGGCACCATAAGGAAATTGCTCGTACAGCTCTTCATTGAAAGACTTCTTGAGTACCGTTATTCTGCACCGGTACCGTTCGGTGATGTTAGCAATACCTCGCTGCTCGATTTCCTGATCCATGACCGTTCTTTCTCCTTCTGTCCCAATAATATTCCCTCACTATCCCTCTCGGAATCTTTCAAAGAGGGCGACAGGATCATTGTCAAGTATTACCGTCCACCCCATCGATTT contains the following coding sequences:
- a CDS encoding TIGR04076 family protein, whose amino-acid sequence is MDQEIEQRGIANITERYRCRITVLKKSFNEELYEQFPYGAANACGRLEEGQQFMTTNRWDPPEGFCDWAWRDLLPSIHSIHAGHSVPAIACCTDGLRPVTFKLERIDKQAE